The sequence CCAACTGGGGTACCTCGACCTACTCCGGCCAGCGCTACGGCGCCGACTACCGGTACGCCGAACCGGTGACGGCCAGTGACACCGCCTGGTACCGGGCCGCCATCCCCGCCACGGCCACCTACCGCGTCGAGGCCTGGTACCCGGCCACCTCCGGCTACAACACCGCCGCGCCGTACATCGTCACCACCTCCAGCGGCAACAAGACGGTCTACGTCGACCAGCGGACCGGCGGCGGCGCCTGGCGCGCCATCGGCACCTTCACGCTGAACGCCGGGGACTACAACGTCGTCGGGGTGAGCCGGTGGACCGCCGGCACGGGACTGATCGTCGCCGACGCCGTCCGCATCACACGGGTCTGACCGGCGTACGGCGGGCCCGGCGAGCACCTCTCGCCGGGCCCGCCGCCGGAGGGGCCAGCATGCATTAAGACGGCCGTGGCCGCATTGTGCCGTTGCCGCTGACGGCCTCAACACTGATCATGGGGCTGGGGGCGCTGATCGAGTCCGGCGCCCCCGTCCCGGTCGTCGAGGTGATGGTGACACTGCTGGTGATGCTCGGCGTGCTCACCGATCACCGCCCACTGGGATGTGTCCTGGCACACCGCGACCGTGGCCGTCTGCCTCCCCTGGGCCGTCTGCGCCTTGGCCCGGCGGCCGCCGCGGGCGTGGGGGTGATCGCTGTCTCGGCTTGGGCCCGGGTGCGTCTGGGCGAGCACACGCCGGCGCAGACAGTGGTCGGCGCGGCCCTGGGCGCCGCGACCGCCGCGACCGTCCTGGTGGTCGCCTCTTGATCTGTGTTTCGTGCCAGCTGTCTGCGCTGTCCCCACCTCACACCGTATGAAGGGTTCCCCTCTCGATGTCCCCTCTTCCCTCTTCTGAAAGCTCCGCCGCCTGTCCGGTCGCCCATCCGCTGGATCAGGGCCCGGACGGGGTCAACCGGCCCGGCCTGTACAAAAACGCGCGGTATCACGCACTTCGGGAGACCGACACCGGCGTTGTGGAGATCATCCGGGCCAACGGCACCCCGGGCAAACTCGTCACCCGCTACGACGATGTCAAGGAGGTGCTGCGCCAGGAGGGATGCTCCCGGGAGGCCGCCCTCGACGTCGACGACGTCGGCCTCGAAGGCACCCTCCTCGGTCTGGACGGCGACAAACACTCGGCGGTGCGCAACGTCGTCAAAGACTGGTTCACCCCGCAGGCGATCGAGAAACGCCGTGGCGAGATCGAAAACCGCGCCGCGATGCAGCTGAAAGCGATGCTCGACCAAGGCGATCCCGTCGATCTCATGGAGGCCTTCGCCATCCCCCTGACATTGGAGACCATCAGCGACATGCTCGGGCTGCCGCAGCCCGACCGGCTGCAGTTTCGCCAGTGGGGAGAGGCCTTCCTGGCCAACAGCGCCCTGACCCGAGCCGATACGGACGCCTCGGCGCTGGCGATGGCCGGCTACCTGGCAACCCTCATCGAGCAGCGGCGCCAGGAACCGGCAGCCGACCTGCTGTCACAGATCGCCGTCGGCGGGGCACACCTGCCCCCCGACCGCCTGCTCATGCTGCCGATCGCCCTGGTGCTGGGCGGCTGGGAGACCGCCGCCAGCTCGATCGGCACCTTCACCCAGGTGCTCCTGACCCACCCCTACGCAGAACACGAGAGCGCCTACAAATATCTCATCGACCACCCGGAGATGATCCCCGGCGCGGTGACCGAGCTGGAGCGGATGTTCTCCACCTCCGCCGGCGACGACATGCCCCGGCGGGTGATGCGGCAGATGCGGCTCCCCAGCGGCGCGCACCTGCAGCCGGGCGAGGTGGTGATCCCCTCCCATGACGCCGCCAACTTCGACCCGCGGGTCTTTCCCGACCCGCACCGCATCGACTTCGCCCGGAGCCCCAACAAGCATCTGTCGTTCGGCTACGGCCCCCACCACTGCGTCGGCCGCCACCTCGGCCATATGGAGGTCGAGGTGGCCATCGGCCTGCTCATCCGCGAACTACCCGCGCTACGCCTGGCCATCTCAACCCATGACATCCGGTACAAGGCCGGGCACGCCGTCAGCGGCCCGATAGAGCTGCCAGTGGCGTGGAGCTGACACCACAACGCAGACGGGACGTGGCGAAACCCGCACGATCACAGTGCTGCGGGTCTCTTCCGAACCGCGTCAGGCATGCCCCAGCCGCGCGAGGTCTCGGCGTCGGCCGGGTGCTGCTGAGGTGGAGATCCTTCGGCGGTGGCCGGGGCCGTGGCCTCGCCGTGGCGAAGACCGCTGATCAGCGGCTGCAGCCGGCCTCACCCGCGCCGCACCGGTCGACGCCGCCACCTTGGCCGGATCGACATGTGCATGACCACCATCGAGCTGACTCGCCGACGTAGGAGCCCAGGTAGAGCGGCGCTCTGTCGATCTCGAGGTCGCGGGCGGCTGGACTTGCACGACCACGGACACCTCGCCCAGGATGCGGGCCACGTAGCAGCGATCGGGTCATCGTGGAGTAGGCCTGCGCCTCCTGCAGCCACCGCCCAGCCCGCTGCTCATCGGGTACTCGTACACAGCAGACCAGGCCGGCCTTGCCGATGCCCAGCGCCGCGATCCGCTCGACGATCTCTTCATGATCCTTGGATTCCTCCAGTACCACGTCCTTCTTCCGCTCGCCCTTGCGCCAACCCCGCAGAGTGCTCGCAAGAGCCGCAAAGGGAAGGAGCGAATCTAATCCGCGTGCTCGAAGCAACAGTGAAGGGCCCATGAGGCGGCTCTCGGCGTCCGGCTAACGCGCGGCCTCAACCCGACCCAAGCAAGAGCCGACGGTACGCGCGTCCGGCCCGGGACCGACCTGAGCCGGAGGGGCACCTCAGGCCGCGAAGGTGCCCTCCCT comes from Streptosporangium roseum DSM 43021 and encodes:
- a CDS encoding cytochrome P450, which gives rise to MEIIRANGTPGKLVTRYDDVKEVLRQEGCSREAALDVDDVGLEGTLLGLDGDKHSAVRNVVKDWFTPQAIEKRRGEIENRAAMQLKAMLDQGDPVDLMEAFAIPLTLETISDMLGLPQPDRLQFRQWGEAFLANSALTRADTDASALAMAGYLATLIEQRRQEPAADLLSQIAVGGAHLPPDRLLMLPIALVLGGWETAASSIGTFTQVLLTHPYAEHESAYKYLIDHPEMIPGAVTELERMFSTSAGDDMPRRVMRQMRLPSGAHLQPGEVVIPSHDAANFDPRVFPDPHRIDFARSPNKHLSFGYGPHHCVGRHLGHMEVEVAIGLLIRELPALRLAISTHDIRYKAGHAVSGPIELPVAWS